The genomic region TTGTAACGTATGGTTGAATCTTTTACATAATCAACTAAAACGAAAGGACCTGTTCCAACTGGATTAGTATCTAGTTTTTCAGGTGTGCCTGCTTTTAACATTTGATCCGCATATTCTTTAGATAAAATTGAAAAAGAATATAATGCTAAAATATTGGTAAAAGGTGAATTAGGTGCATTTAATGTAATACGCACTGTATTATCATCAACCTTTTCAATTGATTTTAAAACATCTGGCATACTTGTTTCAGCAAAATAAGTATAAGTTCCACCTGAAACTTTATGATATGCATTATCTTCTTTCCACATTCTTTCAAAGCTGAATACAACGTCATCTGCATTGAAATTACGTGTTGGGGTAAAATCTTTAGTGGTTTGCCATTTAACATTTTGACGTAATTTAAATGTGTAAACTAATCCATCTGGTGAAATGGTCCAAGATTCAGCTAAGCCTGGTTTTGTTTCTGTAGAACCAGGAGAAAATTCAACCAATCTATTATAAATAGGTGTTGCTGATGCATCAAAAGTTGTACCTGCTGTACCTAATTGTGGATTAAAACTTTCGGGTCCACCTTCCGAACAAAAAACCAAAGTTGCTTCTTTTGCTTCAGCACTTAAAGCAGGTATTAAAACCAAGCTTGCCATGATTGAAGCAGTTAGTAAATTAAACTTCATAAAAAACCTCCTAGAACGAATAGGTATATAATAGTAAACTCCCCATGTTTTGAAGACATGATAGGTATATAGATATACGGTGACCTGGTCCTTTAATTATGTCAATTAGAAAAGATATCTTGAATAAAACAGCCTAGATTTTCTTTACGATTTAAGTTTTATCAGGTTAAAATAAGGCTATTTAGTAGAATCACTTAGAAATGAAAAGACCATTGTATACTCAAAATCCTTCAAAAGAAGAAGCAGAAATATACGGAATAAAGGCATTACAATTTATTGCTGAAGATAGTAACCTTTTAAATTCTTTTATAAATTCGACTGGTTTTATTCCATCAGATTTACAAGACCGGATTGATCATCCTTTGACGATTGCAGCCCTATTCGATTTTCTTTTAAGTGAAGAGGAAGTTTTAAAAAAATTTCTACATATTCATAATATTGACATAAAGTTTTTTATAAAATGTAGACAATATTTTCCAGGTTTTAGTGGATGGTAGTCATTAAATTTTTAGGTAGTTTAGGTTAAAAAATAATGGGATTGGTTGATCATATTACGAGGTGCAATGTAAAAGATTTGTCAAAATTCTTACCTTTTTATATTGAACAGTTTCATGTAGGGTGGATTTATCGTAAAAATTTAATGCATCTGGATATTTTCTCTGACACTTTTAATATTTATCCTAATTTTGTAGCGTTGAATGAGAAATTGGATAATTTTGAGAATCGTAGCGCTATATTTGCTGAAATATGTAATTCATTAGAAAAAAAAGGTCTTATAAAAGGATGGAGAGGTGAAAATTATCCTGTTACTCTTGGTTTGGATCACCCACCTCTGATGCAGATAGAAAGAGCGGCAGCATCTTTTTTTGGGATTCGTGCTTATGGAATTCACTTGAATGGATATGTAAAACATACAAATGGTTTAATGATGTGGATTGCCAAACGGTCTCTAGATAAACAAGTGGCACCAGGGAAGCTTGATAATATGGTTGCTGGTGGCCAACCTATAGGAATGTCTTTAAAAGACAATTTGATAAAAGAAGCAAGAGAAGAGGCAGCATTATCTGCGCATCTGGCATTGCTTGCAAAGCCTGTGGGGTTAATTTCTTATCTTACAGAATATAATTATGGGTTACGTCATGATTTTTTATTTACCTATGATTTAGAATTACCAAAGGATTTTGTTCCTAAAAATAATGACGGGGAAGTAGAAGAATTTTATCTATGGCCTGTCGATTTTATAAAAAATAAGTTAGAAGAGACATTTGATTTTAAATTTAATACAGCCTTAGTTCTTATAGATTTTTTTATTCGTCATGGATTATTAGATCCAGATGAAGAAAAAAATTATGATACTCTTATTCGAGGATTAAGAACAAGTTTTTAGAAAGATAGGGTGTTGATACGCAAATATTTTTAAGGACCCCAGAAACCACCAGATTTATCTGATTTTTTACTTCTATCAGTTTGGCTATTATTATCCCGGGTTTCTTTTATATCATTGTCCATAGTATCTTCAGAAATTTTAGCAAAAAGACTTTTTGTTTTAGTAAGCTTATTAACAACCTCATAAAGTTGTTCAGCGCCATCGCCATTGCTAAAATAAAAGCTCATATTTCCATTATTTCTGGTAACAATATACCCACCCAATTGGCCATAAAAAACAGCGGTAGTTTTATCTGGGTAAATTTCAATTTTGTCATTAGTTGGGGATCCATAAAAGGTTACAGTGATATCACCTTTACGTAAATAATTACTAAAGATACCATAGCTTAATTTTTTTTCTTCTTTTGGTTTTTCTTTATTTCCAGGAATTAATTGACCTTGTTCCATTTGGTTTTTTATTGTTTTGGCAATAATACTATTGGAAGGAATAATTCCTGAAATAGCATAAATTTTTGGGTCTTTTTTATTTTTGAGATCTATAGAGTATTTTTCTATTTCTATAACGCTACCATCTTCATAAGATCTAATTTCTTTTTTATTTGTTTTTTTAACTGTAGATGTAAGCGAAGAAGCCGTATTTTCCTGTGCCCACACGGAATTATTAAGGAAAATTGATCCTAAAATAACATTCAAACAAATAAAAATTAGCGGTAAACGTTTTTTTATCATTTTTTTAATTATTATATCTATTCCAAGTTAATTTTATTTAAATTAATAAACTTTTTCCAATAATAAAGACTTTACAATAAAAAGGTAAATAAAAAGTTAATGAATTAGGACTTACTAACATAAATTCATTTTCTGTTCCAAATGTATTTGTAAAAAAATAGGGGCAATTACGTACGTAATTGCCCCTATTTTTAGATATAATTATTAAGGAGCTCTTGGACCTGCTTTTTCTTGAGCAGTAGAAGCTCTTTCACTACCTGCATCTTTAGCAACTTTATTTTGAGTAGCGTAAGTTGGTAAAGTTGATAAGAAAGCACGGGGTTTTGCACCGCCTGTTGGAAGAGGAGGAGGGGCAGCCACGTGAATTGTTTTACTACCATTTGAAACAAAAGCAGGGGCTTTTCTGACACCTACGCTATTTTTATTAACAAGATCAACAATGGCCTTATAAGCAGGTTGTCTACCAGAATCAGCAGAAAATGATAAGTTTATACTGCCATCAGGGTTTATAACTAAATTTCCACCTAAATTTGCATAACGGACAAACTTTTTGCCATCAGGATATATTTCGACTATATCACCATTAGCATAATATTCAAGGGTTACATTATCCGTACTTTTACCAAATGTACCACCTTTTACTACTTTAGTTCCTGTAACTTGTCCACCAGCACCTGGTTTTAGAAAACCATTTTTAAAGGC from Alphaproteobacteria bacterium harbors:
- a CDS encoding DUF3572 domain-containing protein produces the protein MKRPLYTQNPSKEEAEIYGIKALQFIAEDSNLLNSFINSTGFIPSDLQDRIDHPLTIAALFDFLLSEEEVLKKFLHIHNIDIKFFIKCRQYFPGFSGW
- a CDS encoding DUF4743 domain-containing protein, with the translated sequence MGLVDHITRCNVKDLSKFLPFYIEQFHVGWIYRKNLMHLDIFSDTFNIYPNFVALNEKLDNFENRSAIFAEICNSLEKKGLIKGWRGENYPVTLGLDHPPLMQIERAAASFFGIRAYGIHLNGYVKHTNGLMMWIAKRSLDKQVAPGKLDNMVAGGQPIGMSLKDNLIKEAREEAALSAHLALLAKPVGLISYLTEYNYGLRHDFLFTYDLELPKDFVPKNNDGEVEEFYLWPVDFIKNKLEETFDFKFNTALVLIDFFIRHGLLDPDEEKNYDTLIRGLRTSF